GTTAACAGTTAACTGATAACTGATAACTGTTAACTGTTAACTGATTACCTTGGTCTTCCCAGAGTGGTTACATATATCACAGCTTCATCAGCCGGAATGCCTAAAATCTCATTTACTTGGTCGTCAAAGAAGCCACCGATCCCACTGACACCTAAACTCAGGTTAGTTGCGGCTAAATTCAACCGTTGTCCTAAATGTCCAGCATCCATGTGTAAATAACGGTAAACGCGATCGCCATATTGTGCGATCGCTGATTTAAGATCAGCCGTATGAAACAGCACGGCAGCTGCATCTCGCCCTAAATCTTGCCCCAAGCAGAGAAAGTGTAACTCACGCCGAAAGTTTTTAAAGCGAATTTGTCGTAATTCTTGGGCTTTGGGTGCGTAATAATAACAGCCAGATTCCAGACCTTTCACCCCACTCACAGCAATAAATGTTTCAATTAAATTCAGGTCAAAGTAGTCTGGACAAGTATCTAAACCCTGGTCGAGATAATTTTGTGGTTGATAGGTGAAATCCAGTAAGCTTTTGAGTTCATCGAAGCTTAAATCATCACCACTGTAGGCGCGGGTAGAACGGCGCTTATACATGGTATTTTCCAAATCTGACAGTTTTGCTCCCCAGGAAATCGGCGTGGTAGCCGTGGGGATTTTCAGACAGAAAGGAAAATTGTATTTATCCTCCACAAATTTCTCTGGCTTCACCCTTGGTAAATTCAGCTTACCAGTGACACCTGCTTCAATTTGGGTGCGACAATGAAAATATTTCAGCAGTTCACCATCGGGAATTGGCGGATAATTAGTTTCGCAGGCTGAAGGTAAGGCTGTACATCCGAGGGGTAAATTTTGTTGGATATCTAATAAGTCTGCCAGAGGCAGGACAGCGATCGCACCTTCTTGTTGCGAATCTATATAAAGTAAATCATTGATAGCTTCATCCACAAAACCACCAATCAAGTGTGGGCGATAGTCATTCATCGCCCCAGCTAGCTCAATATTGCCCAGCAGATGCCCCGTATCTAAAAATATGCGACGATAGGCTCTATCTTCATATCGCCATGCTGAACGATAAAAAACCCCAGTTATGACAATTGCCAATTGGGTATTTTCAATGGCTGGATGCCAAAAACAAGCTTCTTGCAAACTTTGCCAAACATCACTTTCCCAATAGTGCATCAGGGAATGAGTCCGACATTGGTAATTATATAATCCCGGTGGTAATAACGGCGTACCACGGGAAACTAGATACACTTCCGCCGGATATAACCCCCCCGCACTGGGTGCTGCTCGTAAATATACCGCACTCCCCATTGAAGGCATTCTTGCCGTTAGTCCGTAACTGCGGAATAATAAACGTGAAAGTCTTTGCCACCATTGAGCATCTGGGTTATGAGCAAATGTCTCTGATGTGTCTTGGATATAGGGTTTGAGGTCAAAAGTTGTCCCAATTTTGTACTCTTTAAACGGTACTGGCTGTTTAGCCCAGTCTAACCCCTGAGATTTAGAGGCTAAAGTCTCAGGATCGTATTTAGTCCGTTCATGGTAGTGTTGAGCGATGGATTCGCGTAGTTCTGGCATATTATTTTCAATACTCTTGGCTTTCTCCTTTTGATCTTGGCATTCATCAGCCTCATTGTTTCGTGTTAATTAGTACAAACTGCAAACTCATTATGTGATGTCTGGTGAATCCTCGTAGATTAGGAAAGAATGAACCACGTTCGCGTTAGCGTCTCCCCTTCTCCCAAAGGGAGAGGCTAGCGCCAAGGGAGAAGGAACGAAGAACACGTTCGCGTTAGCGTCTCCCCTTGGGAGAAGGAAAGAGGGTTTGAGAGATATTTTGCGTAAGTCCTGTAGATACTTGGCTTTAAAGCGATTCAATGCATAATTATATTCTTTAAATAGTTTTCTGTTCAATAAACCCCTCCAGAGATGAATTGCCAAAAATCCCAGAGCAGTCAATAAATTAAGTAATGGTACTGCAAACTAAAACTAGAAGCATGGAAACCAAACAACTAGGAAACACAGGTGTATACGTGAGTGCAATCGGCCTAGGTGGAATGCCCATGTCAATATACGATCGCCCGCCGGAATCCCAATCAATCGCCGTCATACATCGCGCCTTAGATTTAGGCATTACATTTATTGATACTGCTGACTCTTACTGCAAAGATGAATCAGACAAACACCACAACGAGCGACTCATTCACCAAGCACTGACAAGTTACCAAGGTGATATCAGCCAAGTAATTGTTGCTACCAAAGGCGGTTTGATGCGTCCCGATGGTAGTTGGGGACGTAACGGCAACCCAGAACATTTGCGTCAAACAATTCGGGAAAGTTTTGAGATTTTCGGAGGAGACAAACCCATTGATTTGTGGCAATACCATTCTCCAGATCCTAACTATACCATAGAAGCATCCCTGACACCAGCTAAAGAAGCAGTAGAAGCAGGTTTGATTCGATTTGTGGGAGTTTCTAACTTTTCTGTCGAACAAATTAAACAAGCGCGGGATGTAGTGGATATTGTCTCTGTGCAGAATCA
The window above is part of the Nodularia spumigena CCY9414 genome. Proteins encoded here:
- a CDS encoding SagB/ThcOx family dehydrogenase, translating into MPELRESIAQHYHERTKYDPETLASKSQGLDWAKQPVPFKEYKIGTTFDLKPYIQDTSETFAHNPDAQWWQRLSRLLFRSYGLTARMPSMGSAVYLRAAPSAGGLYPAEVYLVSRGTPLLPPGLYNYQCRTHSLMHYWESDVWQSLQEACFWHPAIENTQLAIVITGVFYRSAWRYEDRAYRRIFLDTGHLLGNIELAGAMNDYRPHLIGGFVDEAINDLLYIDSQQEGAIAVLPLADLLDIQQNLPLGCTALPSACETNYPPIPDGELLKYFHCRTQIEAGVTGKLNLPRVKPEKFVEDKYNFPFCLKIPTATTPISWGAKLSDLENTMYKRRSTRAYSGDDLSFDELKSLLDFTYQPQNYLDQGLDTCPDYFDLNLIETFIAVSGVKGLESGCYYYAPKAQELRQIRFKNFRRELHFLCLGQDLGRDAAAVLFHTADLKSAIAQYGDRVYRYLHMDAGHLGQRLNLAATNLSLGVSGIGGFFDDQVNEILGIPADEAVIYVTTLGRPR
- a CDS encoding aldo/keto reductase; the protein is METKQLGNTGVYVSAIGLGGMPMSIYDRPPESQSIAVIHRALDLGITFIDTADSYCKDESDKHHNERLIHQALTSYQGDISQVIVATKGGLMRPDGSWGRNGNPEHLRQTIRESFEIFGGDKPIDLWQYHSPDPNYTIEASLTPAKEAVEAGLIRFVGVSNFSVEQIKQARDVVDIVSVQNQYSPWHRQPETDGVLQYCEQENITFLPWSPFGGMRRHGNLPDIQAIAQIAQEKNVSLYCIVLAWLSSKSPCILPIPGASKVSSIEDTVTAVNVKLSDAQVQKINQATS